Genomic window (Verrucomicrobiia bacterium):
CAGGCGGTTTATTCGCGCCTGGGTAAACCACTTCCCCGGATGGCGACCGCTCCTCACCCGCTCGTGGTCAACATCAGCGCGCGGCATTGTCATCTCACTGAAGCGGCGGTGGAACAGTTGTTTGGCAAAGGGCATAAACTTACGGTTCATAAATGGCTCTATCAGGAAGGGCAGTTTGCCGCGAAGGAGACGGTGACCTTGATCGGGCCGCGCAGTCGGGTGATTTCCAATCTGCGCATCCTCGGTCCGTGCCGGAGTCTGAATCAGGTGGAGCTATCTTACACGGATGCAATCGCGCTGGGGTTTGAGATTCCGCTGCGGTTATCCGGAAACATTGACGGCACTCCGGGTGCGATGTTGATGGGGCCGGCCGGTTTTTTTGAGATGGACCAGGGCATCATTCGCGCGTTGCGGCACGTTCACATGAGTCCGGTGGATGCGGAATTTTACGGGGTGAAGAATGGCGGCGCGATGAAGTTGAAGATTGGCGGAGATTGCGGGATCACGTTGGACAAGATGTTGTGCCGCGTGGACCCGAGTTTCAAACTCGAGGTTCACATTGACACCGATGAAGGCAATGCCTGCAACCTGCAGCCCGGTACGCCGGTGGAACTGCTGAAATAGAATTTAAGCGCAGAAATTACAGAAAAATGAAATTCCAAAGGGACCAGGCTTTTGATGTTCAATTCGATAGAATTGAAGGTCTTCGCTGGTACCCTTATGTGGGGAAGAACTTCGCCAAAAGCGAGGCGCGGATAATGATTTTTGCGCACAATATCCCCATACCTGCAAAGGACTACGACGCCAAGTTGGAGGAATGGAAAGCGAAAGACGCTTGGGCAACGTCCGAGACGATTGAAGAATATACCTATTGTCGTGGATGGTGGACGAAAACCTTCCGAGCTTTTCTGAAGGGAGCGGTTGGGTTGCAGAAAGATTTTGACGAGCAGTCGGATGTTGAAATCCTCAATAAAGTCGAATCGTTTATCAAACGGATCTCTTACGCCAACTTTATTCAAGGTTTGGTCAAGAGCGAAACACAAATTGCAATAGCCAAGCCAGAACAAATTGAGTTGAGTATAAAAGTTAACCGTGAAATTCTCAAAGTTCTTGGCGTCACTCACTGTATCTGTTGGGGCAAACCTGTTTACGAATATGTTCAGAGAATGGAAGGCTTCAGACTACTTTCCAAAACCGCCCTCGAAAAAAGCGGCTTTTCATCTTGTTCGCTCGATGTTGGTAATGGAATCGTGATGCGATGTCTGCGCGTTTATCATCCATCCATGCCTGGGTTCAGCCCGTTTAGGGTCGAGACCCAGTCAATCATTTCAAATTTTTTATCAATCAAAGCCTCCAATCCAATGCAACTGGCTACATAACGGCCAAGAATAATTATGAGGTACTATTGTCGATATTGCGGTTCATCCTTTGCGAGCGTC
Coding sequences:
- a CDS encoding phosphate propanoyltransferase, whose amino-acid sequence is MAVAAPVPHRAVIEHMVRQAVYSRLGKPLPRMATAPHPLVVNISARHCHLTEAAVEQLFGKGHKLTVHKWLYQEGQFAAKETVTLIGPRSRVISNLRILGPCRSLNQVELSYTDAIALGFEIPLRLSGNIDGTPGAMLMGPAGFFEMDQGIIRALRHVHMSPVDAEFYGVKNGGAMKLKIGGDCGITLDKMLCRVDPSFKLEVHIDTDEGNACNLQPGTPVELLK